A genomic segment from Nodularia sphaerocarpa UHCC 0038 encodes:
- a CDS encoding glycosyltransferase family 2 protein: MNIKVSVIMPAYNTEKYIAKAIESFLAQTLDNIELIIVDDASSDRTVEIAKNFVDARIKILINEKNLGPSDSRNRALKEAKGEWVAVLDSDDWYAPNRLENLLQIAYSQNADMIADDLYIIQDGEDLPWSTSIQESGETINDLKIIDAVYFVETDVYGKRGLRLGLSKPIFKREFLMKHQIEYDVNLMVGEDFWLDMRCLMLRAKFVLVPQPYYYYRCREGSLVYTNQKKNLEQCCQKIIEFIKEEDLTNKYPRLAQALSHNLEVFKINLCYYQVVEKLRNKSWLMAGKEIINHPYIFFYLIKKIPGIINRRLQYYLLGNKSAFKIYN; the protein is encoded by the coding sequence ATGAATATCAAAGTATCTGTAATCATGCCAGCTTATAATACAGAAAAATATATTGCTAAAGCCATAGAATCATTTTTAGCGCAAACATTAGATAATATTGAGTTAATTATAGTAGATGATGCTTCTAGCGATCGCACTGTAGAAATAGCTAAAAATTTTGTTGATGCTAGAATTAAAATCTTGATTAATGAAAAAAATTTAGGACCTAGTGATTCAAGAAATCGCGCTCTTAAGGAAGCGAAGGGTGAATGGGTAGCTGTGTTAGATTCAGATGATTGGTATGCACCAAATCGCTTAGAAAATCTTTTACAAATTGCCTATTCACAAAATGCTGATATGATTGCTGATGATTTATATATTATTCAAGATGGAGAAGATTTACCTTGGAGTACATCTATTCAGGAAAGTGGTGAAACCATAAATGATTTAAAAATAATTGATGCAGTGTATTTTGTGGAAACAGATGTATATGGTAAACGGGGTTTACGCCTTGGATTATCCAAACCAATTTTTAAACGAGAATTTTTGATGAAACATCAGATTGAATATGATGTAAATCTCATGGTAGGTGAAGATTTTTGGTTAGATATGAGGTGTTTAATGCTAAGAGCCAAATTTGTGCTTGTACCACAACCGTATTATTATTATCGCTGTCGAGAAGGTTCATTAGTTTATACTAATCAAAAGAAAAATCTTGAGCAGTGCTGTCAAAAAATTATAGAATTTATAAAAGAGGAGGATTTGACTAATAAATATCCCAGATTAGCTCAAGCTTTATCTCATAATCTGGAAGTTTTCAAAATAAATTTATGTTATTATCAGGTAGTGGAAAAATTGAGAAACAAATCTTGGTTAATGGCAGGTAAAGAAATCATTAATCATCCCTATATATTTTTCTATCTGATCAAGAAAATACCTGGGATAATTAATCGCAGACTTCAATACTATTTGCTAGGGAATAAATCGGCATTCAAGATTTATAATTAA
- a CDS encoding NAD(P)/FAD-dependent oxidoreductase, producing the protein MLSLNIVVIGGGAAGFFGAIACAKVNPHAQVTLIEASRQPLAKVLISGGGRCNVTHACFEPARLVQNYPRGGKALRGAFSRFQAQDTVDWFTEQGVHLKTEADGRMFPITDNSETIVECLIKATAKFGVELRLGTPVVAVKKVSPEAGFEILLKSGETKKCDRLLLATGSNPVGYKIAREFGHHIEPPVPSLFTFNIPDPKLRSLAGVSMNPVQLRLAGTGKPLLEQTGPLLITHWGMSGPAVLKLSAWGARFLHENRYQATLLVNWLPDFNQEQVREKIVAVKSQWGQKAIALHRGVDLPHRLWQYIVDRAGITTEDRWAEISKTKLNQLVQELTQGEYLIQGKGVFKEEFVTCGGVNLKEINFKTMESKLIPGLYFAGEILDIDGITGGFNFQSAWTTSYLAGNAMGTSD; encoded by the coding sequence CTGCTGTCCTTAAACATTGTAGTTATTGGGGGTGGGGCGGCCGGATTTTTCGGCGCGATCGCTTGTGCTAAAGTTAATCCTCACGCCCAAGTCACGTTAATCGAAGCTAGTCGTCAACCACTGGCGAAAGTCCTCATTTCCGGTGGAGGACGCTGTAATGTCACTCATGCTTGCTTTGAACCAGCCCGATTAGTCCAAAATTACCCCAGAGGTGGAAAAGCTTTGCGGGGTGCTTTTAGCCGCTTTCAAGCTCAAGATACCGTAGATTGGTTTACAGAACAAGGTGTACATCTGAAAACAGAAGCCGATGGGCGAATGTTTCCCATTACAGATAATTCCGAAACCATTGTGGAATGTCTAATTAAAGCTACAGCCAAATTTGGGGTAGAATTACGCCTAGGGACACCAGTAGTTGCTGTCAAAAAAGTTAGCCCAGAAGCAGGATTTGAAATTCTGTTGAAATCGGGAGAAACGAAAAAGTGCGATCGCCTACTATTAGCAACAGGAAGCAACCCTGTAGGTTATAAAATCGCCAGGGAATTTGGTCATCACATTGAACCCCCTGTCCCCTCACTATTTACCTTTAATATTCCTGACCCCAAACTCAGGTCATTGGCTGGCGTGAGTATGAACCCTGTGCAATTACGGTTAGCTGGTACAGGAAAACCTCTACTAGAACAAACAGGTCCATTGTTAATTACCCACTGGGGGATGAGTGGACCGGCTGTCCTCAAACTTTCGGCTTGGGGTGCGAGATTTCTCCACGAAAACCGCTATCAAGCCACATTATTAGTCAATTGGCTACCTGATTTCAACCAAGAACAAGTGCGGGAAAAAATCGTAGCTGTGAAGTCACAATGGGGACAAAAGGCGATCGCCTTACATCGTGGCGTTGACCTACCCCATCGTCTCTGGCAATATATTGTAGACCGTGCAGGTATTACCACAGAAGACCGTTGGGCAGAAATATCCAAAACCAAATTAAATCAGCTAGTGCAAGAACTGACACAGGGAGAATATTTAATCCAAGGAAAGGGCGTTTTTAAAGAGGAATTTGTCACCTGTGGCGGTGTCAACCTCAAAGAAATCAACTTTAAGACAATGGAAAGTAAATTAATTCCTGGTCTTTACTTTGCCGGAGAAATTTTAGATATTGATGGCATTACCGGTGGTTTTAACTTCCAAAGTGCTTGGACTACTTCATATTTAGCAGGTAACGCAATGGGAACTAGCGACTAA
- a CDS encoding WecB/TagA/CpsF family glycosyltransferase: protein MPLVWGLKALGVHNTSRVYGPTLTLSVCAEAAEKNIPIALYGGTPESLAAFTKFLEQRFPNIKILCQIAPPFRPLTTEEDAEFTQKIVESGASILFVGIGCPRQEIWMAEHKERIPAVMLGVGAAFDFHSGRVKQAPGWMQKLGLEWLFRLIMEPKRLWKRYFKHNPRFIVIFLIQFLHYKLTNSKNTKSSMKNF, encoded by the coding sequence ATGCCTTTAGTTTGGGGTTTAAAAGCCTTGGGAGTTCACAATACCTCACGAGTCTACGGCCCCACCCTGACTTTATCTGTCTGTGCAGAAGCAGCAGAGAAGAATATTCCTATTGCTTTGTATGGTGGCACACCAGAAAGTTTAGCAGCATTTACTAAGTTTTTAGAACAACGATTTCCCAATATTAAAATCCTCTGTCAAATTGCACCACCTTTTCGCCCTTTGACAACAGAAGAAGATGCAGAATTTACACAAAAAATTGTTGAATCAGGAGCTTCTATTCTATTTGTTGGTATTGGTTGTCCTCGGCAAGAAATTTGGATGGCAGAACACAAAGAACGAATTCCGGCTGTGATGTTAGGTGTGGGTGCGGCTTTTGATTTTCATTCTGGGCGGGTTAAACAAGCTCCAGGCTGGATGCAGAAACTAGGTTTAGAGTGGCTATTTAGGTTAATAATGGAACCCAAGCGTTTATGGAAGCGTTATTTTAAACATAACCCCAGGTTTATCGTAATTTTCCTCATTCAATTTCTGCACTATAAATTAACTAACTCTAAAAATACTAAATCATCTATGAAAAATTTTTAG
- a CDS encoding class I SAM-dependent methyltransferase produces the protein MANNKSISSKISGRINRYKWELMGALNLNNLEINRTLRPCNESEMQDLEIEIKTLDLSSENYYNFLNSPILNKYKKINYPHSKPLEYLSTMTLLDLQGGDKILDAAGGTEGEYIKAIMAVSEHKLTAYCQDSLLDGKTDNGITYIGGSIDAIPLPDESVDGISCHHSFEHFRDDLDIKFIQEAVRLLRVGRKLVIAPIFITNEYAEIWNIKDIQKFDPEKAITICDRTASFAGWGAYEGFARTYSPTVLKTRIINNLPQNCQAEIYQILLDRQSVPDIKKNHHQPLLNGEMKALVITKTH, from the coding sequence ATGGCAAATAATAAATCAATTTCCAGTAAAATTTCAGGACGTATTAACAGATACAAATGGGAATTAATGGGAGCATTAAATCTCAATAATTTAGAGATAAATCGTACTCTCCGACCTTGTAATGAATCGGAAATGCAAGATTTGGAAATAGAAATCAAAACTTTAGATTTATCAAGTGAAAATTATTATAATTTTCTCAATTCACCGATACTTAATAAATACAAAAAAATTAATTATCCTCATTCTAAGCCTTTGGAGTACCTAAGCACGATGACTTTGTTAGATTTACAAGGTGGGGATAAAATTCTAGATGCTGCTGGTGGCACAGAAGGGGAGTATATTAAGGCTATAATGGCAGTCTCTGAACACAAACTGACTGCTTATTGTCAAGACTCTTTACTGGATGGAAAAACTGATAATGGTATTACATATATAGGTGGTTCAATTGATGCTATACCACTACCAGATGAATCTGTAGATGGAATTAGCTGTCATCACTCTTTTGAGCATTTTCGAGATGATTTAGATATTAAGTTTATTCAAGAGGCAGTACGCTTATTAAGAGTAGGTAGAAAACTAGTAATTGCACCCATATTTATCACTAACGAGTATGCAGAAATTTGGAATATTAAAGATATCCAAAAATTCGACCCTGAAAAAGCTATAACCATCTGTGATCGCACTGCTAGTTTTGCTGGTTGGGGTGCATATGAAGGTTTTGCTAGAACCTATAGTCCGACGGTATTAAAAACAAGAATTATCAACAATTTACCACAGAATTGCCAAGCTGAGATTTATCAAATACTGTTAGATAGACAAAGTGTACCAGATATTAAGAAAAATCATCATCAACCCCTTTTAAATGGAGAAATGAAGGCACTAGTAATTACTAAAACTCATTAG
- a CDS encoding glycosyltransferase, with the protein MIKVALLHFGFSDYTVQLANHLAIYVDLTLIHSEKIYSQYKDFLNPRIRVIQIKKPRIRDPRNIFVMSALMGIIREINPDVLHVQENNDPWYDLMLLLNKMPPLVTTIHDVFPHPGDRTLIIGVQYTRRIAYYRSQQLIVHAQLLKDVLVQQFRVLI; encoded by the coding sequence GTGATCAAAGTTGCTCTATTACATTTTGGCTTTAGTGACTATACCGTTCAATTAGCAAATCATTTAGCAATATATGTTGATTTGACGTTGATTCACTCAGAAAAAATCTATTCTCAATATAAAGATTTTCTCAACCCGCGTATTCGCGTAATTCAAATTAAGAAACCACGTATTCGTGATCCGCGCAACATTTTTGTAATGTCTGCATTGATGGGAATTATTCGAGAAATCAACCCAGATGTACTGCACGTCCAAGAAAATAATGATCCTTGGTACGATTTGATGCTTTTGCTCAATAAAATGCCGCCTTTGGTGACAACAATTCATGATGTATTTCCGCACCCTGGCGATCGCACTCTAATTATAGGTGTCCAATATACTCGCAGAATAGCATATTACCGTTCCCAGCAGTTGATTGTCCATGCTCAGTTGCTTAAAGATGTTCTCGTCCAACAATTCCGCGTGCTGATTTAG
- a CDS encoding GumC family protein, which translates to MENRESLDIDVLRYVLMFKRQWKPASLIFAITVIISVIATRFIKPSYEASGKLLFRTPAFQVVEGQNAVELRTLVPATNPINNQIQLIFSTYFLEQIIEQLNLKDETGQRLSTDEIGKNLTLKIIGGTDVLRVNYYSYDPEKAAAIVNKVMSFYLENDILLNTSEAVATRDFFTNQIPKSRANVNLAALELRNFKQQNNIVDIAEETRSNVAIIGNLNNEINSVQAELEDFKAQSDTLRQQINMNSEEGLLVTSISQSPAIQELLNKLQEIDIDLATERGRFLDDHPIIIRLEEKKAMLRNVLEQEIEKNIGSQIQLDSQSLQIGVLKQNLIQNFLQSQVQYIGLSQRLASLNQSRSLYENRMRIIPQLSQKQHDLERKLELAESAYQTILRQIQDLQLAANKNTANGRIIAKALTPTYPISGKQRLFVLVGAMFGVFFATTTVFLIELRDSSLKTLKEITNIYKYTLLGIIPLSGKNFNSREVAKKSESSEVVVRDQPYSFASEMYQMTQANLRLLSSDKAIKTIVISSSVANEGTSTVSANLATTLGQLGKKVLLVDANMRISSQHSFWKLPNLTGLSELLVSEAKLHNVSYQVMPNIDVLTAGRRPPNPLALIDSKRMAALIEEFSTQYDYVIIDTPPLLIGADALTLSQMTDGILLVARPGVVDYSGANAVREMLKSPKYNVLGLLVNGVIEQNESSNYFYRAQEYYQRKAEGKRNEAGVRKYGTAQDLMIEE; encoded by the coding sequence ATGGAAAATAGAGAATCTCTTGATATAGATGTCCTCCGCTATGTATTAATGTTTAAACGCCAGTGGAAACCTGCTAGTTTGATATTTGCGATTACGGTGATCATCAGTGTTATAGCTACAAGATTTATTAAGCCGTCCTATGAAGCCAGTGGGAAATTATTATTTAGAACTCCGGCTTTTCAAGTAGTAGAGGGTCAAAATGCAGTAGAATTAAGAACACTAGTCCCCGCTACAAATCCGATAAATAATCAAATACAACTTATTTTTTCTACTTACTTTTTGGAACAGATAATAGAACAACTAAATCTGAAAGATGAGACTGGTCAACGTTTATCAACAGATGAAATAGGAAAAAATCTAACTTTAAAAATTATTGGCGGTACAGATGTTTTGCGAGTCAATTATTATAGCTATGACCCAGAAAAAGCTGCGGCTATAGTTAACAAAGTTATGAGTTTTTATTTAGAAAATGATATTTTGCTCAATACTTCAGAAGCAGTGGCAACTCGCGATTTTTTTACTAATCAAATACCTAAAAGTCGAGCAAATGTTAATTTGGCTGCATTGGAATTACGGAATTTTAAACAACAGAATAATATTGTAGATATAGCAGAGGAAACTAGGTCAAATGTCGCGATTATTGGCAATCTAAATAATGAAATTAATTCTGTTCAGGCAGAATTAGAGGATTTCAAAGCTCAATCTGATACATTGCGTCAACAAATAAATATGAATTCTGAGGAAGGTCTGCTTGTCACTAGTATCAGTCAATCACCTGCAATACAAGAACTTCTCAATAAGTTACAAGAAATAGACATAGACTTAGCAACTGAACGTGGTCGATTTTTAGATGATCACCCCATAATTATCAGGTTAGAAGAAAAAAAAGCGATGTTAAGAAATGTTCTAGAACAGGAAATTGAAAAAAATATTGGTTCCCAAATACAATTGGATTCACAATCATTGCAAATTGGCGTACTCAAACAAAACTTGATTCAAAACTTTTTGCAATCCCAAGTCCAGTATATTGGTTTGTCTCAAAGATTGGCATCTTTAAATCAATCTCGTTCTCTCTATGAGAATAGGATGCGAATCATACCCCAGCTATCACAAAAACAACATGATTTGGAACGAAAGTTAGAACTTGCAGAATCTGCTTATCAAACAATTTTGAGACAAATTCAAGACTTGCAGTTAGCGGCTAATAAAAATACAGCAAATGGTAGAATCATTGCCAAAGCTTTAACTCCCACATATCCAATATCAGGAAAACAACGTTTATTTGTGTTGGTGGGTGCAATGTTTGGTGTGTTTTTTGCTACTACTACTGTTTTCTTGATAGAACTTAGGGATAGCTCCCTCAAAACTCTGAAAGAAATTACAAATATTTATAAATATACTTTACTGGGTATAATTCCCTTATCAGGCAAAAATTTTAATTCTCGTGAAGTCGCTAAAAAATCAGAAAGCTCTGAGGTTGTTGTCAGAGATCAGCCTTACTCTTTCGCTAGTGAAATGTACCAAATGACTCAAGCTAATCTCAGATTACTGAGTTCAGATAAGGCAATCAAAACAATTGTAATCAGTAGTTCAGTTGCTAACGAAGGTACATCTACTGTCTCAGCTAATTTAGCCACAACACTAGGTCAACTGGGTAAAAAAGTTTTACTTGTTGATGCAAATATGCGAATTTCTTCTCAGCATTCTTTCTGGAAGCTCCCTAATTTAACAGGTTTAAGTGAGTTACTTGTTAGTGAGGCAAAACTTCATAATGTTAGTTATCAAGTCATGCCTAATATAGATGTCTTAACTGCGGGTAGAAGACCTCCTAACCCACTGGCTTTAATAGATTCAAAACGTATGGCTGCACTAATTGAAGAGTTTTCCACCCAATATGATTATGTAATTATTGATACTCCTCCTCTGTTGATTGGGGCTGATGCACTGACATTAAGCCAAATGACGGATGGTATACTGCTGGTAGCTAGACCTGGAGTTGTGGATTATAGTGGCGCTAATGCCGTCAGAGAAATGCTCAAATCTCCTAAATATAACGTCCTGGGTTTATTGGTTAATGGCGTAATTGAGCAAAATGAATCCAGTAATTATTTTTATCGCGCTCAAGAATATTACCAAAGAAAGGCAGAGGGCAAGAGGAACGAGGCTGGAGTAAGAAAATATGGTACTGCTCAAGATCTAATGATAGAGGAGTAG
- a CDS encoding class I SAM-dependent methyltransferase: MIREVNAHQESSSIAVQLAKLIMKKFETFPVSPEIEVGELQEVFNHAVFINGTDQKQKEIMLHSSESKYRSETAYSWDHYFGKDLTPDLEDKDVLDLGCFNGGRGIACFEKFKMASITGIDVAPEYIEAATQFAKVKNVNAKYVVAQGEELPFADASFDAIVTFDVMEHVQNLEKTLAECYRVLRPNGIFCLVFPGYYHPIEHHLNLVTKIPFIHYFFSGKTIVQAYYEILQERGKDAYWYSRNSPTLGAWEKGNTINGTTVAKFQNLIKKKNWQVVLRGRKPIGSIGRNVSQNKLMNLISIFLYPLASIPILQEVFLHRITYILKKPGDA; the protein is encoded by the coding sequence ATGATCAGAGAAGTTAATGCTCATCAAGAAAGCAGTAGCATAGCAGTTCAACTGGCTAAATTAATCATGAAAAAATTTGAAACTTTTCCTGTATCCCCGGAAATTGAAGTAGGAGAGTTACAAGAAGTCTTCAATCATGCGGTTTTTATCAACGGTACAGACCAGAAGCAGAAGGAAATCATGCTTCATTCCTCAGAAAGTAAATATAGAAGCGAAACAGCCTATTCTTGGGATCATTACTTTGGAAAAGACTTGACTCCGGATTTAGAAGATAAAGATGTCTTAGATTTGGGCTGTTTTAATGGAGGCAGAGGTATTGCCTGTTTTGAAAAATTTAAGATGGCATCGATTACTGGTATTGACGTAGCGCCTGAATATATTGAAGCAGCAACTCAATTTGCCAAAGTTAAAAACGTGAATGCTAAATATGTAGTGGCTCAAGGAGAAGAATTACCTTTTGCAGACGCAAGTTTTGATGCCATTGTGACATTTGATGTGATGGAACACGTTCAAAATCTCGAAAAAACCCTTGCTGAATGCTACCGAGTTCTGCGTCCGAATGGAATTTTCTGTCTGGTTTTTCCGGGTTATTATCACCCTATAGAACATCATTTAAATCTCGTGACAAAAATCCCCTTTATCCATTACTTCTTTAGTGGCAAAACTATAGTACAAGCCTATTATGAAATCTTGCAAGAGCGTGGTAAGGACGCTTATTGGTATAGTCGTAACTCTCCCACCCTAGGAGCGTGGGAAAAAGGGAATACCATAAATGGCACTACTGTAGCTAAATTCCAAAACCTAATCAAAAAGAAAAACTGGCAAGTAGTTCTACGCGGACGTAAGCCTATTGGTAGTATCGGTAGAAATGTTTCTCAGAATAAGTTAATGAATTTGATCTCAATTTTTCTCTATCCTTTGGCATCTATCCCGATTCTTCAAGAGGTATTTTTGCATCGCATTACCTATATTCTGAAAAAACCAGGTGATGCTTAA
- a CDS encoding right-handed parallel beta-helix repeat-containing protein, whose protein sequence is MVIKSFSFRASLLLPLVLTSLSNFQPRSVLRDIASLFNFQPITPSLTWTTTPITPTTYYVSGDGSDTNTGLSTSSPFRTIQQAANLTKPGDKVLIMNGVFTNSDPWGQVILITRSGSSNAWIKFEAYPGHSPKLKHNGWNGILIKDGASYIEINGLEIEGNNANVTLEYAMSQKANGQNPLTNGNCVTIDGRNNGNSHHIRILNNKVHSCGGGGIGVIQADYVTVDGNEVFNNAWYSVYANSGISFYQSWNYDRNTGYKMLVTNNKVYNNRQYIPWIVTGTITDGNGIIIDDSRNTQNRSTLGVYRGRTFVANNVSFNNGGSGIHTLLSDRVDIINNTTYLNNQSPEIKDGQIFANQSSDVKIWNNILYAYPGKNVTTNFNNNNVSYNHNIYANSSLIAVVGAQDIIADPQFINSSIADFRLKPTSPAINSGFSWINLKNDILGNRRPSGNGYDRGAYEYQF, encoded by the coding sequence GTGGTAATTAAAAGTTTCAGTTTCAGGGCATCTCTACTACTTCCCTTGGTATTAACTAGTTTAAGTAACTTCCAACCAAGGTCTGTATTAAGAGATATTGCATCATTATTTAACTTTCAACCAATAACACCCAGCCTGACATGGACGACTACTCCGATAACACCTACAACATATTATGTAAGTGGTGACGGTAGCGATACCAATACTGGACTTTCTACTTCATCTCCCTTCAGGACAATTCAACAAGCAGCAAATCTGACTAAACCTGGGGACAAGGTCTTGATTATGAACGGAGTTTTCACAAATTCCGACCCCTGGGGGCAGGTAATATTAATTACTAGGTCAGGGTCTTCAAATGCTTGGATTAAGTTTGAAGCATATCCTGGACATTCACCGAAACTAAAACACAATGGATGGAATGGAATTCTGATTAAAGATGGAGCATCCTATATTGAGATCAACGGGCTGGAAATAGAAGGGAACAATGCTAATGTAACTCTTGAGTATGCCATGAGTCAGAAGGCTAACGGACAAAATCCATTAACCAATGGCAACTGTGTGACTATTGATGGCCGAAACAATGGTAATTCTCATCACATCCGTATTCTTAATAACAAAGTCCATAGTTGCGGTGGTGGTGGCATTGGCGTGATTCAAGCGGACTATGTAACAGTAGATGGTAATGAGGTTTTTAATAATGCTTGGTACTCTGTGTATGCTAATAGTGGCATTTCATTTTATCAAAGTTGGAATTATGATAGAAATACTGGTTACAAAATGTTGGTGACGAATAATAAGGTTTACAATAATCGGCAGTATATTCCCTGGATTGTGACTGGGACTATCACTGATGGTAATGGCATTATTATCGATGATTCCAGGAATACACAGAATCGCTCGACTCTAGGTGTATATAGAGGAAGAACTTTTGTTGCTAACAATGTCTCATTTAATAATGGTGGTTCAGGCATACATACGTTATTAAGTGATCGTGTTGATATTATTAACAACACTACTTATTTAAATAACCAAAGTCCCGAAATTAAGGATGGGCAAATATTTGCTAATCAGTCATCTGATGTTAAAATTTGGAACAATATTTTATATGCTTACCCTGGCAAAAATGTAACTACGAATTTTAACAATAATAATGTCAGTTATAACCACAATATATACGCTAACAGTTCGTTGATAGCTGTTGTTGGTGCCCAGGATATTATTGCCGATCCACAGTTTATAAATTCCTCAATTGCTGACTTCAGACTAAAACCAACGAGTCCAGCGATCAACAGTGGTTTCTCTTGGATTAATTTGAAAAATGATATCTTAGGCAATCGTCGTCCCTCTGGCAATGGATACGATAGAGGCGCATACGAATATCAGTTCTAG
- the rd gene encoding rubredoxin produces MEKYLCTVCGYEYDPEIGDPDSGIAPGTPFEDIPEDWVCPVCGATKDLFEPLEL; encoded by the coding sequence ATGGAAAAGTATTTATGTACTGTTTGCGGCTACGAATATGACCCCGAAATTGGCGATCCTGATAGCGGTATAGCCCCAGGAACACCCTTTGAAGATATTCCAGAGGATTGGGTGTGTCCAGTTTGCGGCGCGACAAAAGATTTATTTGAACCGCTAGAACTGTGA
- a CDS encoding DUF924 family protein: protein MSQAKTILDFWFGHPDAPDYGKPKADWFGENAEFDQEIRNQFFSDYQKAAGGYLDDWIDSAETCLALILLFDQFPRNMFRGTPEAFATDWEALSAAQHAVVQGYDCQFLPVQRWFIYLPFEHSENLTHQRQCVKLFQQLSHDPDSAKAIEHSFIHQEIIARFGRFPHRNSILGRNSTASEKAFLQQPSSWF from the coding sequence ATGTCACAGGCAAAAACAATTTTGGATTTTTGGTTTGGTCATCCAGATGCACCTGATTATGGTAAACCCAAGGCTGATTGGTTTGGCGAAAACGCGGAATTTGATCAGGAAATCCGCAATCAGTTCTTCTCAGATTACCAAAAAGCAGCAGGAGGATATTTAGACGACTGGATTGATTCAGCCGAAACCTGTTTAGCACTGATTCTACTATTCGATCAGTTTCCCCGAAATATGTTTCGGGGTACGCCTGAAGCTTTTGCAACTGATTGGGAAGCACTTTCAGCCGCCCAACACGCAGTTGTACAAGGCTATGACTGCCAATTTTTGCCTGTGCAACGCTGGTTTATTTATTTACCTTTTGAACACAGTGAAAACCTCACCCATCAGCGTCAGTGTGTGAAGCTATTTCAGCAACTGAGTCATGATCCTGATAGTGCGAAAGCTATTGAACACTCATTTATTCATCAAGAAATAATTGCGCGTTTTGGGCGTTTTCCTCATCGCAATAGCATTTTAGGACGGAATTCCACGGCATCGGAAAAGGCATTTTTACAGCAGCCAAGTTCATGGTTTTAG
- a CDS encoding SRPBCC family protein produces MSASHISDSIIKGLKMPWSHDSESSLMQGEILVQTQSHTAWGGSVTACMYLPLLRSQVWQQLTDYPRWVQYFPDVTKSEVLSPGEVKRLYQVAQKSFLFFTAQVEIYLYVVELLGQQIQFRMQKGTFLDFTAILDLKDFGNGTLLAYQVQATPNIPIPSIFIQQAMNLELPANMRKMRQVLCKVQ; encoded by the coding sequence ATGTCTGCGTCTCATATCTCAGACTCGATTATTAAAGGTTTGAAAATGCCTTGGAGTCACGACTCGGAATCGTCGCTGATGCAGGGTGAAATTTTGGTGCAAACGCAATCGCATACAGCTTGGGGTGGATCTGTTACCGCCTGTATGTATTTACCTCTATTGCGATCGCAAGTATGGCAGCAATTAACTGATTACCCTCGTTGGGTACAATATTTTCCTGATGTCACAAAAAGCGAGGTTTTATCCCCAGGTGAAGTCAAACGACTGTATCAAGTAGCACAAAAAAGCTTTTTATTTTTTACGGCTCAAGTCGAAATCTATCTTTATGTCGTAGAATTACTAGGGCAACAAATTCAATTTCGGATGCAAAAAGGGACTTTTCTGGATTTTACAGCCATTTTAGATTTAAAAGATTTTGGCAATGGTACATTATTGGCATATCAAGTCCAAGCTACGCCTAATATCCCCATCCCTTCAATTTTCATTCAACAAGCTATGAATTTGGAATTGCCTGCAAATATGCGTAAAATGCGACAAGTTTTATGTAAGGTTCAATAA